In the Niallia sp. XMNu-256 genome, AATAATATCACCTTATTTATACAAGTTCAATAACTAAATTAATAAATTAAAAATAAGGTGCATACGAAACTCTTTTTCCTTTGTATTGTTACTTCTGTATATTTCATTCCTCCCAAAGGTGAATTCGGAACCTGTTCGGAACCTGTTCGTAACTTCCGAACAGGTTCCGAACAACCAGTATTTTAAAATAGATGTTTTAAAGACTGCTAAACTAACAAGAGTATTAATGTATTCCGCATCTGCTTAATTGTTAAAGCAGATGTTTTTGATTAAACAAATCTTTGGTTTTAGATACCTAAAGACAATTCGGGGTCAAGACATATTGAGAGAGGTACTAACGAGAATGTGTATATTCCAGGTTTCCACATAAAAAGAGCAACTAACCTTTAAAAGGTCACTTGCTCTTTTAGTTAATATGAACTTTATACAGCTACAGGTTTCTTATGTTCTGTACCGCCATTTCTTTTATTAATAAAATATTCTTTTAAGGCTGGAAGGGCAACACGGTCAATACCCCAGTAATAGCCTCCAACTCCTACAAATAATAAGATCACTGCTAAAGCTAGGTATTCTGGATTTGTACTAATTGTTCCAGCTAAAAGGAAGTTTAAGTTCATGAAAGCAGCAGCAATTAAAGCAGGGATGGTTGCTGCGCCAAGAATTAAGCCAATTCCCACTAGGAATTCCCCCCATGGAATTAACACATTAAACAACCCTGCATTAGGAAGAACGACACTTTCTAAAAATCCCGCATACCACCCTTGTACAATAGGAGTCTCTCCTCCTGCTTTTGCAATGGCTCCTTGCAAAAATCCGTTTACTTCAAATCCTCCTGTTATTTTTCCCCATCCTGCTGTCAGCCATTGTACACCTAACCAAATTCTTATAATTGTCCAAATTGCACTAACCCCAGGAGTTTTCCACCATTTTGTTTTCATTCTTATCCCCCCATTTATCTTGTGTCTAACTTCACAAGTGATTTTTTTAAAAATAGCATTTATAAATAATGTTTATTCATTCGTTTTATTGTGAATATATTCACTAACTTCTATGTCTATAATATACCTGACTCCATAAACACTTTCAATACTTGTCACTATTTTGTCATTAATTATGTTTATTAACTTGAGAATAGTGTTCATCATTTTGGATTTATCTTTAAATTTTCTTTGAATACTCCTATAGAAGATAAACAAGTCATCAACACTTCAAAAAACCATCGATGACTTGTTTATCTTTTATAGGATTTCTACTAATGGGGTATATAACAGGGGGGAATCTAGACAAAGGCACTTATACATCCAGCTCTTTTCTAAGTCTATTTTCAAAATTTTTATGTACATATGCCTTAATAAATAGGTTGCGCTCTTCTTGATTTTCGACCTTTTTAAACCAGCCAATTTTTACCATTCTTTCTTCCTCTGGCCTTGTAGCCCATGCAATTTGTGCCTCTTTTTCCAACTGGTACTCGACTCGTCGCCGCGCCACCATTTCCTTAAAACGATCTTCCCTTTCTTCCTCTCTGCCCTTAGAGTCTGGGAATTTTTTCATAATCTCTTCA is a window encoding:
- a CDS encoding DoxX family protein — its product is MKTKWWKTPGVSAIWTIIRIWLGVQWLTAGWGKITGGFEVNGFLQGAIAKAGGETPIVQGWYAGFLESVVLPNAGLFNVLIPWGEFLVGIGLILGAATIPALIAAAFMNLNFLLAGTISTNPEYLALAVILLFVGVGGYYWGIDRVALPALKEYFINKRNGGTEHKKPVAV